A genomic segment from Pseudomonas sp. M30-35 encodes:
- a CDS encoding EAL domain-containing protein — MSHIRKPLGSSFLISIRESFIALLPFILAKSFILLILALVVAAPLEHPPIIHATQWLTVFSAQLSLLFPLLALISLSFHFAKHLQLSAVVVCSLAFSSLLALHIPAQSEGPNIAFITDVLGDPRAVILPILAAYLLRPLIAIKAWQLIKGKLLSSYLKQHLNNSIPTLICFILLFIVGLLLSVIAHWIVDPLIVVFNAADMSVQLFIRTLLTHVFWVIGVHGDNAYLLLTGTQGDARLLAPNLTTDQFINLFIIFGGSGATLSLVIAIYIGTQDATSRRLAKIAAPFALFNINEMLIYGLPIVFNPRLLVPFITVPLLNLCIAYTAISTGYFSFNGHSFPWITPPLLNAYIASGSITTVLLQVGLITLGTCIYLPFVKRLSIIYERHDLDNGLAKRVQLNDEIGRSIEQQYTQKQSESLRAEIDLEKTIKDVLAGDLQLHYQPKLSLETNQVVGFEALLRITDETGVLKGPYFVGAFQRAGYSHIIDQFVIDTVAEDIANWELEGFTPKVSINLDPNSMADPQMLSTLIDRLGSYGPRIEIEILESAFMLELNRVESCMGKLKDLGFSFLLDDFGTGYSSLSLLSRINVDSIKLDRSILENANEHKGRILYRQTCYLCRSLGFSLIAEGVETPEQAEFVKASGVQYVQGWLYAKALPGPEAKAFALNRAANP, encoded by the coding sequence ATGTCACATATTCGCAAGCCGCTTGGTAGCAGCTTCCTGATCTCAATTAGAGAGTCTTTCATCGCGCTCTTGCCGTTTATTTTGGCAAAGTCGTTTATTTTGCTGATCCTTGCCCTGGTTGTTGCCGCGCCCCTTGAGCACCCACCGATTATCCACGCAACACAATGGCTGACCGTATTCAGTGCCCAGCTTTCTTTGCTGTTTCCACTGCTCGCGCTTATTTCACTGTCATTCCACTTTGCTAAACACTTACAACTCTCGGCAGTGGTAGTGTGTTCCCTTGCCTTTAGCAGCTTACTTGCCCTGCATATACCGGCTCAAAGCGAAGGTCCGAATATTGCTTTTATCACGGACGTTCTCGGTGACCCTCGCGCCGTTATTCTACCCATTCTGGCGGCCTATTTACTGCGCCCGCTAATCGCAATAAAAGCCTGGCAACTGATTAAAGGCAAACTATTAAGCAGCTACTTGAAGCAGCACCTTAATAACTCCATACCGACCCTTATTTGTTTTATCTTGTTATTTATCGTCGGTTTATTACTGTCCGTGATTGCACACTGGATTGTCGACCCACTTATCGTCGTTTTTAACGCGGCTGACATGAGTGTGCAGCTGTTCATACGTACTTTGTTGACGCATGTCTTCTGGGTGATCGGTGTGCATGGCGACAATGCCTATTTATTGCTGACCGGGACACAAGGTGACGCACGCCTTCTTGCGCCCAACCTAACGACTGATCAATTTATAAACTTGTTTATTATTTTCGGGGGCAGCGGCGCCACGCTGTCGCTGGTCATTGCGATTTATATAGGCACGCAAGATGCTACGTCGCGACGCCTTGCCAAAATTGCGGCGCCGTTTGCGTTATTCAATATAAACGAGATGCTGATCTACGGTCTGCCAATCGTATTTAACCCGCGACTGCTGGTGCCATTTATTACCGTGCCGTTGCTCAACCTGTGCATTGCCTATACAGCAATATCAACGGGTTACTTTAGCTTCAACGGCCACTCCTTCCCGTGGATTACACCGCCTCTGCTGAATGCTTATATCGCGAGCGGAAGTATTACCACCGTCTTGCTTCAAGTGGGGTTAATTACCTTAGGTACCTGTATCTACTTACCTTTCGTCAAGCGGCTCTCAATTATCTACGAGCGCCATGACCTCGATAACGGGTTAGCTAAACGCGTGCAACTTAATGACGAGATCGGTCGCAGTATTGAGCAACAATATACGCAGAAACAGTCTGAATCCTTACGCGCTGAAATTGACTTAGAAAAAACCATCAAAGATGTGCTCGCTGGCGATCTACAGTTGCACTACCAACCCAAGCTATCGCTCGAAACCAATCAAGTCGTCGGTTTTGAGGCACTGCTGCGAATCACCGATGAAACCGGGGTACTCAAAGGTCCTTACTTTGTCGGTGCGTTCCAACGCGCGGGCTATTCACACATCATCGACCAGTTCGTCATCGACACCGTGGCCGAGGACATTGCCAACTGGGAACTGGAAGGTTTCACCCCAAAAGTCAGTATCAACCTTGACCCCAACAGCATGGCCGATCCACAGATGCTCAGCACGCTAATCGATCGCCTCGGGAGTTACGGCCCACGCATTGAAATTGAAATACTCGAGTCGGCATTTATGCTCGAACTCAACCGAGTTGAAAGCTGTATGGGGAAATTGAAAGACCTCGGCTTTAGCTTTTTACTGGATGATTTTGGCACCGGGTATTCCAGCCTCAGTTTACTGAGCCGGATTAACGTTGACAGCATTAAGCTCGACCGCAGCATTCTTGAAAATGCCAATGAGCATAAAGGCCGTATCCTCTACCGACAGACCTGTTATCTGTGCCGCAGCCTCGGCTTTAGCCTGATTGCCGAAGGCGTCGAAACACCTGAGCAAGCAGAGTTTGTGAAAGCCTCAGGCGTGCAATATGTACAAGGCTGGCTATACGCCAAAGCATTACCCGGCCCCGAAGCGAAAGCATTCGCACTTAACCGCGCCGCAAACCCTTAA
- a CDS encoding class I adenylate cyclase: MPANQEIRPDLDDGIDRKALAQLRKRFIQINQGRLLRANQALSSRQQLVLKLLPLLLHVNHPLLPGYVSSTTPAGLCGYEPEADVLANAQRLTRSFTYKALRGKQQAPLQGLFLMGSLGTLAQADQSDMDLWLCHAPELSEQALGELRKKCALLENWATTQGSEVHFFLVNPKRFRLGERDSQLTSDDCGTTQHYLLLDEFYRTAIWLGGRTPMWWLVPAFEEARYQSYTQTLLEKRFVRSEEVLDLGSLAHIPPGEFIGAGMWQLYKGIKSPYKSVLKLLLTEIYASEHPKVECLSLRFKHSVFANKLELDELDPYIVVYRRIEEYLLARNEHQRLELIRRCVYLKANKKLSRPPRNGVKSWQRLLLERLSDEWQWDRRKLVLLDSRSQWKVRQVNTERHMLVNELTYSYRFLVQFSRNLRGNSTVSQQDLAILGRRLYAAFERKAAKVEFINPGIAPDLGEDTITLVHSPSPEAPNEQQWALFSGSLGAQSWPNFAPIKRTRELVELLAWSHLNGIIDSGTRISLHPGDTDLTEFELSNLLLSLRQSISLPLPPVGEAALRKNSHPSTVLLLVNAGIDPLKQHSQMNVHMTTEHIDALGYSGVRENLVQSIDQVSLNSWNELSVQRYSGPTALIDCLRDYLNRLPRNAAPPTLQVRCYCRNRAMTIAERVEELFTQVQSTHAIALPQRYIVQTKQLFHVLELGSAPVHHSTLNSMTELVEHLGSAQSQTSALHVDRSALQNDDLSLILPAANANCIQVFYRIVGNGAEAELSILDEHNALWRQRLSFTDEHCLLTPIQRFLQSLLYRRNALLAMPERQQALPEIAYYQVLPDAPSTAKSIIQCEAPQSPINHPFYDVQAIISPAGGKRVRVTLYCNHQEFSQLQYAGDLYAAVAQHILAQRRGGERYPCYITDVDLSAVVSEEKIQTLHYLRYKTTLEAALNMALQNA; encoded by the coding sequence ATGCCCGCTAATCAAGAAATCCGCCCTGACCTTGACGACGGCATTGACCGCAAGGCACTCGCACAGCTGCGTAAACGTTTCATTCAGATTAATCAGGGCCGTTTGTTGCGCGCCAATCAGGCGCTTTCAAGCCGGCAGCAGTTGGTGTTGAAACTGCTGCCACTGCTGCTCCATGTCAATCACCCCTTGCTGCCCGGCTATGTCTCCAGCACCACTCCGGCGGGCCTTTGCGGCTATGAACCCGAAGCTGATGTGCTCGCTAACGCGCAGCGCCTGACCCGCTCCTTCACCTACAAAGCACTGCGCGGCAAGCAACAAGCACCGCTGCAGGGTCTGTTTTTGATGGGCAGCCTCGGCACTCTGGCTCAGGCCGACCAAAGCGATATGGACTTGTGGCTCTGCCACGCTCCTGAACTCAGTGAACAAGCGCTGGGCGAACTGCGCAAAAAGTGCGCGCTACTTGAAAATTGGGCGACAACTCAAGGCAGCGAGGTGCATTTCTTTCTGGTCAACCCCAAGCGATTTCGCCTCGGCGAGCGCGACTCGCAATTAACCTCGGACGACTGCGGCACCACCCAACATTACTTGCTGCTCGACGAGTTTTATCGCACAGCCATCTGGCTCGGTGGTCGCACGCCCATGTGGTGGCTGGTGCCTGCATTCGAAGAGGCGCGCTACCAAAGCTATACCCAAACCCTGCTTGAGAAACGCTTTGTGCGCAGCGAAGAAGTGTTGGATCTGGGCAGTCTTGCGCACATTCCACCCGGCGAGTTCATTGGCGCGGGCATGTGGCAGTTATATAAGGGCATCAAGTCGCCCTACAAGTCGGTGCTAAAGCTGCTGCTGACTGAAATTTACGCCAGCGAACACCCCAAGGTTGAGTGTTTGTCGCTGCGTTTCAAGCATTCGGTATTCGCCAACAAACTAGAGCTTGATGAGCTTGACCCATACATCGTGGTTTACCGGCGTATTGAGGAGTACCTGCTCGCGCGTAATGAGCATCAGCGCCTTGAGTTGATTCGGCGCTGCGTGTATCTAAAAGCCAACAAGAAACTCAGCCGACCGCCACGCAATGGCGTCAAAAGCTGGCAGCGTTTGCTGCTTGAGCGCCTCAGTGATGAGTGGCAATGGGACCGGCGCAAGCTGGTACTACTCGACAGTCGCAGCCAGTGGAAGGTACGTCAGGTCAATACAGAGCGGCACATGCTGGTCAATGAACTGACCTACAGTTATCGCTTCCTTGTGCAATTCAGCCGCAATCTGCGTGGCAACAGCACTGTAAGCCAACAGGATCTGGCCATTCTTGGCCGACGCCTGTATGCCGCATTCGAGCGCAAGGCAGCTAAAGTCGAGTTTATCAACCCCGGTATCGCCCCCGATCTCGGAGAAGACACTATTACCCTCGTGCATTCGCCCAGCCCCGAGGCGCCCAACGAACAACAATGGGCCTTGTTTAGCGGCAGCTTAGGCGCGCAGAGCTGGCCGAATTTTGCCCCCATCAAGCGCACTCGGGAATTGGTTGAGCTGCTGGCGTGGAGCCATCTCAACGGGATCATCGACAGTGGCACGCGGATATCCTTACATCCAGGCGACACTGATCTGACTGAGTTCGAACTGTCCAATCTACTGCTCAGTTTGCGCCAATCCATAAGCCTGCCACTCCCACCGGTTGGCGAAGCCGCGCTGCGTAAAAACAGTCATCCAAGCACGGTTTTGCTGCTGGTAAATGCAGGCATCGACCCACTCAAACAGCACAGCCAAATGAATGTGCACATGACCACCGAGCACATTGATGCGCTGGGGTATTCAGGCGTGCGGGAAAACCTGGTGCAGAGCATCGACCAGGTCAGTCTGAATAGCTGGAACGAGCTGAGTGTTCAACGTTATAGCGGCCCAACAGCGTTAATCGACTGCCTGCGCGACTACCTCAACCGTCTACCCCGAAATGCAGCGCCGCCGACCTTACAAGTACGCTGCTATTGCCGCAACAGAGCGATGACTATCGCCGAGCGCGTGGAAGAGTTATTCACCCAGGTTCAAAGTACTCACGCCATAGCGCTGCCCCAGCGCTACATCGTACAAACCAAGCAGCTGTTTCACGTACTTGAGTTGGGTTCGGCCCCGGTTCACCACAGCACCCTGAACAGCATGACCGAACTGGTCGAGCATCTGGGCAGCGCGCAGAGCCAGACCAGTGCATTGCATGTTGACCGGAGTGCATTGCAGAACGACGACCTGAGCCTGATTTTGCCCGCCGCCAACGCAAATTGTATTCAAGTGTTTTACCGCATCGTTGGCAATGGCGCAGAGGCTGAACTGAGCATTCTTGATGAGCACAATGCACTGTGGCGCCAGCGCCTTTCGTTTACCGACGAACACTGCCTGCTGACCCCAATTCAACGCTTTTTGCAGTCACTGCTGTATCGGCGCAATGCTCTGCTGGCCATGCCTGAGCGACAGCAAGCGCTGCCCGAAATTGCTTACTATCAAGTTCTCCCAGATGCACCCAGCACGGCCAAATCCATAATCCAGTGCGAAGCACCGCAATCACCGATCAACCATCCGTTTTACGACGTGCAGGCGATTATCAGTCCAGCAGGCGGCAAGCGCGTGCGGGTGACGCTTTACTGCAACCATCAAGAGTTTTCGCAACTGCAATATGCAGGCGACTTATACGCGGCAGTGGCTCAACACATTCTGGCTCAGCGGCGCGGCGGCGAGCGTTATCCGTGCTACATCACTGATGTTGATTTGTCTGCGGTTGTATCTGAAGAAAAGATCCAGACCCTGCACTATTTGCGCTACAAAACCACGCTGGAGGCGGCCTTGAATATGGCCCTGCAAAATGCCTGA
- the rnk gene encoding nucleoside diphosphate kinase regulator, with the protein MSSAPTITITRLDMQRLERLLDDLDDFGPGAVALQAELDRADVIGHDEVPAGLVTMNSRVHCREESSGKDYHLTLVYPQDAGGEGKVSILAPVGSALLGLSVGQHIDWTSPNGKVLKLTLLAVEYQPEAAGEYSR; encoded by the coding sequence ATGAGCAGCGCACCGACAATCACCATTACCCGCCTCGACATGCAGCGGCTTGAACGCTTGCTCGACGACCTTGACGACTTTGGCCCAGGTGCTGTCGCGTTGCAGGCTGAACTTGACCGTGCAGATGTTATCGGTCACGACGAAGTGCCCGCCGGTTTAGTGACCATGAACTCGCGTGTGCACTGCCGTGAAGAAAGCAGTGGCAAGGATTACCACCTGACATTGGTGTATCCGCAGGATGCGGGTGGTGAAGGCAAGGTTTCGATTCTTGCGCCAGTCGGCAGCGCCTTGCTGGGCCTGAGCGTTGGCCAGCACATTGACTGGACCAGCCCTAACGGCAAAGTACTCAAGCTGACTTTACTGGCGGTTGAGTATCAGCCGGAAGCTGCTGGCGAATACTCTCGCTAA
- a CDS encoding DUF1289 domain-containing protein, which yields MNSTSSETQQGISQLAAEPVESPCQRRCCLDDDDTCVGCGRTLNEIRAWSESDTAQRLAICQRASQRLLQGNT from the coding sequence TTGAATTCGACGAGCTCTGAGACACAACAAGGCATCTCGCAACTAGCTGCAGAGCCGGTGGAGTCACCTTGTCAGCGCCGTTGCTGTCTGGATGATGACGATACCTGTGTCGGCTGTGGCCGCACCTTGAACGAGATTCGTGCGTGGAGTGAGTCTGATACAGCGCAGCGTTTGGCAATTTGCCAGCGCGCCAGCCAACGTCTGTTGCAAGGTAATACCTGA
- the cyaY gene encoding iron donor protein CyaY: MSLTEARFHDLVDATQQAIEDIFDDSDLDIDLENSAGVLTVRFENGSQLILSRQEPIRQLWVAAKSGGFHFDYDQSSERWICDTSDELLGEMLVRITQEQSGADLEFDEL, encoded by the coding sequence ATGAGTTTGACCGAAGCCCGCTTTCACGATCTGGTAGATGCTACGCAGCAAGCGATAGAAGATATTTTTGATGACAGCGACTTGGACATTGATCTGGAAAACTCAGCTGGCGTGCTGACTGTGCGCTTTGAGAATGGCAGCCAGCTGATTTTGAGCCGTCAGGAACCTATTCGGCAGTTGTGGGTAGCGGCTAAGTCGGGTGGTTTCCACTTCGATTACGATCAGTCCAGCGAACGCTGGATTTGCGATACCAGTGACGAACTGCTCGGCGAGATGCTCGTGCGCATCACCCAGGAACAATCAGGTGCAGACCTTGAATTCGACGAGCTCTGA
- a CDS encoding AraC family transcriptional regulator, with protein MDNLAALTSSVSVAYLQGLLDYLERQGQPVDKLLVQLKLNPQILSQRDQRIDAQLYVQLLELGVSTSGDECLGLHVGESVRPGYYGVLGYLIMSCATLADALHRQARYASLVGNLGHVDLADEPPRAGVEAQVAHSWQPLLQPSRQLSEETLAGWMTFGHWISGLQIPPTEVRFQHRAPADTREHQRIFRCPVLFEQADNALVFPKRLLNTPLSQADVQVRSMFDAYADRLLTEIKQGNSVLDQARLLLVQQLSQGTPELAQIAEQMAMSPRTLQRRLNDAGLSFNQLLEQTRKHMVLQYLADPELGLGEIAYLVGFSEAGSLARAFRRWTGQSPHEYRASLSFSLD; from the coding sequence ATGGATAACCTTGCAGCGCTCACCAGTTCGGTCTCTGTCGCCTATTTACAGGGGCTGCTCGACTACCTTGAACGCCAAGGTCAGCCTGTGGATAAGTTGCTTGTGCAGCTCAAGCTGAACCCGCAGATACTGAGTCAACGCGACCAGCGCATCGATGCCCAGCTGTACGTCCAACTGCTTGAGTTGGGGGTTAGCACCAGTGGCGATGAATGCCTGGGCCTGCATGTTGGTGAGTCGGTTCGGCCCGGCTACTACGGCGTACTGGGCTATTTGATCATGAGCTGTGCGACTTTAGCTGATGCATTGCATCGGCAAGCGCGTTACGCCTCACTGGTGGGTAATCTCGGTCATGTTGATCTAGCCGATGAGCCGCCCCGTGCCGGTGTCGAGGCGCAAGTTGCGCACAGCTGGCAGCCGTTGTTGCAGCCGTCCCGGCAATTGAGCGAGGAAACACTGGCCGGTTGGATGACCTTTGGTCACTGGATTAGCGGTTTGCAGATACCTCCCACCGAGGTGCGATTTCAGCACCGTGCGCCAGCTGATACCCGTGAGCATCAACGAATTTTCCGATGTCCGGTTCTGTTTGAACAGGCAGACAACGCGCTGGTATTCCCCAAACGCTTGCTCAACACCCCGTTGAGCCAAGCAGATGTTCAGGTGCGCAGCATGTTTGACGCATACGCTGATCGCTTGCTGACAGAAATCAAGCAAGGCAATAGCGTGCTTGATCAGGCGCGCCTGCTGCTGGTTCAGCAGTTGTCACAAGGCACGCCAGAGTTGGCGCAGATTGCCGAGCAGATGGCCATGAGTCCGCGCACTTTGCAGCGCCGGTTGAATGATGCAGGCCTGTCGTTTAATCAACTGCTGGAACAGACCCGCAAGCACATGGTGCTGCAGTACTTGGCAGACCCGGAGCTGGGGTTGGGCGAAATCGCCTACCTTGTTGGTTTCAGTGAAGCCGGTTCGTTGGCCCGAGCGTTTCGTCGCTGGACTGGGCAAAGTCCGCATGAGTATCGCGCCTCTCTCTCATTTTCATTGGACTAA
- a CDS encoding lipoprotein, with protein sequence MKRLLTALIAIVAVSSVLSGCGQKGPLYLPDETQEPAAQTE encoded by the coding sequence ATGAAGCGGCTGCTTACTGCCCTTATCGCGATCGTCGCTGTCAGTTCTGTGCTTTCAGGTTGTGGCCAAAAAGGCCCACTTTACCTGCCGGACGAAACACAAGAACCTGCAGCACAAACCGAATAA
- the lysA gene encoding diaminopimelate decarboxylase — translation MNAFNYRDGELFAEGVALSAIAERFGTPTYVYSRAHIEAQYKAYADALQGMEHLVCFAVKANSNLGVLNVLARLGSGFDIVSRGELERVLAAGGSANKIVFSGVGKTREDMHRALSVGVHCFNVESIDELERLQEVAAQMNVRAPISLRVNPDVDAGTHPYISTGLKENKFGIAIADAESVYARAAELPNLKIVGVDCHIGSQLTTLPPFLDALDRLLVLVDRLAERGIALKHLDLGGGLGVQYRDEEPPLAGDYIKAVRERIAGRDLALVFEPGRSIVANAGVLLTQVEYLKHTEHKDFAIVDAAMNDLIRPALYQAWMDVIAVKPREGLTRNYDIVGPICETGDFLAKDRQLNLAEGDLLAVCSAGAYGFVMSSNYNTRGRAAEVMVDHQRAVEVRARETYSELYAGESRLPE, via the coding sequence ATGAACGCCTTCAACTACCGCGACGGCGAGCTGTTCGCGGAAGGCGTGGCGCTGTCCGCCATTGCCGAACGGTTCGGTACGCCGACCTACGTTTACTCGCGTGCGCACATTGAAGCGCAGTACAAGGCCTATGCCGATGCATTGCAGGGCATGGAGCACTTGGTTTGCTTCGCGGTCAAAGCCAACTCCAACTTGGGCGTACTCAATGTACTGGCGCGCCTGGGCTCAGGCTTCGACATTGTTTCACGCGGCGAACTTGAACGTGTTTTGGCAGCAGGCGGTAGCGCCAACAAAATCGTCTTCTCAGGCGTCGGCAAAACCCGTGAGGACATGCACCGCGCGTTAAGCGTTGGCGTGCATTGCTTTAACGTTGAGTCCATCGACGAGTTGGAGCGCTTGCAGGAAGTCGCCGCGCAGATGAACGTCAGGGCGCCAATTTCATTGCGCGTGAACCCGGACGTTGATGCCGGCACTCACCCTTACATCTCCACCGGTCTGAAAGAAAACAAGTTCGGTATCGCCATCGCTGACGCCGAAAGCGTGTATGCCCGCGCCGCCGAACTACCAAACCTGAAGATCGTGGGTGTCGATTGCCACATCGGCTCACAGTTGACCACGTTACCGCCGTTCCTCGACGCACTGGATCGCCTGCTGGTTCTGGTTGATCGTCTGGCTGAACGCGGCATCGCACTCAAGCATCTGGATCTCGGTGGCGGCCTCGGTGTGCAATACCGTGACGAAGAGCCGCCACTGGCTGGCGACTACATCAAAGCCGTGCGTGAACGCATTGCCGGGCGTGATCTGGCCCTGGTTTTCGAGCCGGGCCGCTCGATTGTCGCCAACGCAGGCGTATTGCTTACGCAGGTCGAATACCTCAAGCATACCGAGCACAAAGACTTCGCCATCGTCGATGCGGCAATGAATGACCTGATTCGTCCAGCGCTTTATCAAGCGTGGATGGATGTTATCGCGGTTAAGCCGCGCGAAGGCCTGACCCGCAACTACGACATCGTCGGGCCGATCTGCGAGACCGGTGATTTCCTCGCCAAGGATCGCCAACTGAATCTGGCTGAGGGAGACTTGCTGGCTGTTTGTTCCGCTGGCGCCTATGGCTTCGTGATGAGTTCCAACTACAACACTCGCGGTCGCGCCGCTGAGGTGATGGTGGATCATCAGCGCGCCGTTGAAGTGCGTGCCCGCGAGACATACAGCGAACTCTATGCGGGCGAAAGCCGTCTGCCGGAGTAA
- the dapF gene encoding diaminopimelate epimerase — MLLRFTKMHGLGNDFMVLDLVSQHAHIQPKNAKQWGDRFTGVGFDQLLLVEPPSNPDVDFRYRIFNSDGSEVEQCGNGARCFARFVLDKRLTAKRQIRVETKSGIIELNVRNDGQITVDMGPPRLAPEQIPFQADAQALSYRVEVDDETVELAAVSMGNPHAVLRVDNVETAAVHGLGPKLEHHPRFPQKVNVGFLQVIDRQRAKLRVWERGAGETQACGTGACAAAVAAISQGWMDSPVQLELLGGKLLIEWAGPGQPVMMTGPAVRVYEGQVRL, encoded by the coding sequence ATGTTATTGCGCTTTACCAAAATGCACGGCCTCGGCAATGACTTCATGGTCCTCGACCTGGTCAGCCAGCACGCGCACATTCAGCCTAAAAATGCCAAGCAGTGGGGCGACCGCTTCACTGGCGTCGGCTTCGATCAGCTGTTGCTGGTTGAGCCTCCGAGCAATCCGGATGTTGATTTCCGCTATCGCATCTTCAACTCAGACGGCAGCGAAGTTGAGCAATGCGGTAACGGTGCACGCTGCTTTGCGCGCTTTGTACTGGACAAACGACTGACCGCTAAAAGGCAAATTCGGGTCGAGACCAAAAGCGGTATCATCGAGCTCAACGTGCGCAACGATGGCCAAATCACTGTCGACATGGGCCCGCCGCGTCTAGCGCCAGAGCAGATTCCGTTTCAAGCTGACGCGCAAGCGCTTAGCTATCGGGTTGAGGTCGACGATGAAACGGTTGAACTCGCCGCCGTATCCATGGGCAACCCCCATGCGGTGTTGCGTGTGGATAACGTCGAAACCGCTGCGGTTCACGGTTTGGGCCCTAAACTTGAGCACCACCCGCGCTTTCCACAGAAGGTTAACGTTGGCTTCCTCCAGGTGATTGATCGCCAGCGCGCTAAATTGCGTGTGTGGGAGCGTGGCGCAGGTGAAACCCAAGCCTGCGGCACCGGCGCTTGCGCCGCTGCAGTAGCTGCAATCAGCCAAGGCTGGATGGATTCGCCGGTGCAACTAGAACTGCTAGGTGGCAAACTCTTAATTGAATGGGCAGGCCCCGGCCAGCCCGTTATGATGACCGGGCCCGCCGTACGTGTTTACGAAGGACAAGTTCGCTTATGA
- a CDS encoding DUF484 family protein, with product MSDQQDSPKTLDSATVAAYLRLHPEFFIDHDDLIPELRIPHQRGDTVSLVERQVNLLRERNIDMRHRLSQLMDVARDNDRLFEKTRRLVLDMLDAASLEEVVSCVEDSLRSEFQVPFVSLILFSENPLPVGRSMSSTEAHQAIGGLLAGGKTICGVLREHELAFLFGKSEAGNVGSAAVVSITHQGTHGVLAIGSTDPQHYKSSLGTLFLGYIAEVLARVLPRFATPLRSVR from the coding sequence ATGAGTGACCAGCAGGATTCACCAAAAACCCTCGATTCAGCCACCGTGGCCGCATACTTGCGCCTGCACCCGGAGTTTTTCATCGACCACGATGACTTGATTCCAGAGCTGCGCATTCCGCACCAACGTGGCGACACGGTCTCTTTGGTCGAGCGTCAGGTAAACCTGCTACGCGAGCGCAATATCGACATGCGTCATCGCTTGTCGCAACTCATGGATGTGGCACGCGACAACGACCGGCTGTTCGAGAAAACTCGCCGCTTGGTCCTTGATATGCTCGACGCCGCCAGCCTTGAAGAAGTCGTCAGCTGTGTTGAAGACAGTTTGCGCAGTGAGTTTCAGGTGCCTTTCGTCAGCCTTATCCTGTTCAGCGAAAATCCCCTGCCGGTCGGCCGCTCGATGAGCAGCACTGAAGCACATCAAGCTATTGGTGGCTTGCTGGCAGGCGGCAAAACCATTTGCGGCGTATTGCGTGAACACGAGTTGGCATTCTTGTTCGGCAAGAGTGAAGCGGGAAATGTCGGCTCGGCGGCGGTGGTTTCAATCACTCATCAGGGCACCCATGGCGTCTTGGCCATTGGCAGCACCGATCCGCAGCACTACAAAAGCTCGCTGGGGACCTTATTCCTCGGCTACATCGCTGAAGTGCTAGCACGTGTACTGCCCCGTTTTGCGACCCCGCTTCGCTCGGTTCGCTAA
- the xerC gene encoding tyrosine recombinase XerC: protein MQARIDAYLEHLRSERQVSAHTLDGYSRDLSKLLSFCQREQLADWSQLDTSRLRRLVAHLHMQGQSSRSLARLLSATRGLYRYLIREGHCQHDPASGLMPPKGERRLPKTLDADRTGQLLDGAVEDDFIALRDQAMLELFYSSGLRLSELVSLNLDGLDLAAGLVRVQGKGNKTRELPVGRMARKALENWLPMRALSAPADGAVFVSQKGKRIGARAVQLRVRQAGVRELGQNLHPHMLRHSFASHMLESSQDLRAVQELLGHADIATTQIYTHLDFQHLATVYDSAHPRAKRKGSSE, encoded by the coding sequence ATGCAAGCTCGCATCGACGCCTACCTCGAACACCTGCGCAGTGAGCGCCAAGTCTCCGCGCATACGCTGGATGGCTACAGCCGCGACCTGAGCAAGTTGCTGAGTTTCTGTCAGCGTGAACAATTGGCTGATTGGAGCCAACTCGACACCTCGCGCTTGCGCCGACTGGTCGCTCATCTGCATATGCAAGGTCAGTCCAGTCGCAGCTTAGCGCGCCTGCTTTCGGCAACGCGTGGGCTGTACCGTTATCTGATTCGCGAAGGCCACTGCCAGCACGACCCCGCCAGTGGCTTGATGCCGCCCAAAGGTGAGCGCCGCCTCCCCAAGACGCTGGATGCCGACCGTACTGGGCAATTGCTCGACGGCGCAGTCGAGGACGACTTTATCGCCCTGCGCGACCAAGCCATGCTCGAATTGTTTTACTCCTCCGGCCTGCGCTTGTCCGAGTTGGTCAGCCTCAACCTGGACGGTCTCGATTTAGCCGCAGGGTTAGTCCGCGTGCAGGGTAAAGGCAATAAAACCCGCGAACTGCCAGTGGGGCGCATGGCCCGCAAAGCGCTGGAAAACTGGCTGCCAATGCGGGCATTAAGCGCACCGGCGGATGGCGCGGTGTTCGTCAGCCAGAAAGGCAAGCGTATTGGCGCCCGCGCCGTACAATTGCGGGTACGCCAGGCTGGGGTTCGTGAGCTTGGGCAGAACCTGCATCCGCACATGCTCAGGCATTCGTTTGCCAGCCACATGCTGGAGTCGTCGCAAGACCTGCGCGCGGTACAAGAGCTACTTGGACACGCCGATATTGCCACGACGCAAATCTATACCCACCTGGACTTCCAACACCTGGCCACGGTGTATGACAGCGCCCATCCACGGGCCAAACGCAAAGGCAGCAGTGAATGA